In Alphaproteobacteria bacterium, a genomic segment contains:
- a CDS encoding YjbE family putative metal transport protein (Members of this highly hydrophobic protein family,regularly are found preceded by the yybP-ykoY manganese riboswitch (see RF00080). A metal cation transport function is proposed.): MTIDALLDILLTFDFKAFTAIVFIDLVMSGDNAIIIGMAAAGLPPELRRRAIFFGIVAATVLRIFFSAITYQLLSIIGLTLAGGLLLLWVAYKMWQELRSQIKAEKATEVDVTAAPKTIRSAMVSIIVADVTMSLDNVLAVAGAAHGAPGMMVFGLVLSVALMAFAANYIAVMLEKHRWLAYTGLAVVTYVAVEMIWRGSNEVYGATAGVLF, from the coding sequence ATGACGATTGACGCATTGCTGGACATTTTACTTACCTTCGATTTCAAAGCGTTCACGGCAATTGTTTTCATTGATCTGGTCATGTCCGGCGACAATGCCATCATCATTGGAATGGCCGCCGCCGGCCTGCCGCCGGAATTGCGCCGGCGGGCCATTTTCTTCGGCATCGTCGCCGCCACGGTCCTGCGTATCTTTTTCTCGGCCATTACCTATCAGCTTCTGAGCATCATCGGCCTGACGCTCGCCGGCGGGTTGCTGCTGCTCTGGGTCGCCTACAAGATGTGGCAGGAACTCCGGAGCCAGATCAAAGCGGAGAAGGCGACGGAAGTCGATGTAACAGCCGCCCCCAAGACGATCCGCAGCGCCATGGTCAGCATTATCGTCGCCGACGTTACCATGTCGCTCGACAATGTCCTTGCCGTGGCCGGTGCGGCGCATGGAGCGCCTGGCATGATGGTTTTCGGCCTGGTTCTCTCGGTGGCGCTGATGGCCTTCGCCGCTAATTACATTGCCGTCATGCTCGAAAAACACCGCTGGCTCGCCTATACCGGTCTTGCGGTGGTTACCTATGTTGCGGTGGAGATGATCTGGCGCGGGTCGAACGAGGTTTACGGCGCAACGGCCGGCGTGCTTTTCTAA
- a CDS encoding DUF952 domain-containing protein produces the protein MTNTIIYKICTAAEWADAARTGAFTGSAVDIQDGFIHFSTAGQVAETARRHFAGQSDLVLVTVDTGKLNTPLIWEESRGGALFPHLYGVLPVTAAVDVTPLPWNDGVHTFPTGLADAGR, from the coding sequence ATGACCAATACCATTATCTACAAAATCTGCACGGCGGCGGAATGGGCGGACGCGGCGCGAACCGGCGCGTTTACCGGCAGCGCTGTGGATATACAGGACGGCTTTATCCATTTCTCAACCGCCGGTCAAGTCGCGGAAACCGCCCGTCGCCATTTCGCGGGACAGTCGGACCTTGTCCTTGTCACGGTCGATACCGGAAAACTGAATACCCCCCTGATATGGGAGGAATCGCGTGGCGGCGCGCTGTTTCCCCATCTGTACGGGGTGCTTCCGGTCACGGCCGCGGTTGATGTCACGCCCCTGCCATGGAACGATGGCGTTCATACATTCCCCACCGGGCTGGCTGACGCCGGGCGCTGA
- a CDS encoding TauD/TfdA family dioxygenase: MPDTGSRKPIGGAATWRGSDLAASTHWIHPLSPSAIAEIDAALPGARGRPWETLTAADFPLPELGAELRDIADELEDGCGVMKLTGLPVDRYSEAELRALYFAIGSHLGTPVPQNGGRGLMRDIRDNSRNGGKRVDSAEGLPWHNDRADVVALLCVRQAHNGGISRIVSATAIHDTMLDRRPDLVDTLFEDFQRYSPGDEVGAVTGSYPLSVFGMRDGYFTSHYSRTYIEQAQTLPGVPPLTDRQREALDMLIDVAEELCFEMPLAPGDIQFLNNHIVYHGRTPFTDDAGSGEERLLYRLWLSMPNSRPLPQSHAVLWGNVDAGGLRGGVQT; the protein is encoded by the coding sequence ATGCCGGATACCGGATCGAGAAAACCGATTGGCGGCGCCGCGACATGGCGCGGATCTGACCTCGCAGCATCGACGCACTGGATTCATCCGCTGTCGCCTTCGGCCATCGCGGAAATCGATGCGGCGCTGCCCGGTGCGAGGGGCCGTCCGTGGGAGACGCTGACCGCCGCCGATTTTCCACTGCCGGAGCTTGGTGCGGAACTGCGGGATATCGCGGACGAGCTGGAGGACGGCTGCGGCGTGATGAAGCTGACGGGGCTGCCGGTGGATCGCTATTCGGAAGCGGAACTGCGCGCGCTGTATTTCGCCATCGGATCGCATCTCGGCACGCCGGTGCCGCAGAATGGCGGTCGCGGCCTGATGCGCGACATACGCGACAACAGCCGTAACGGCGGCAAACGCGTCGATTCGGCGGAAGGATTGCCCTGGCATAACGACCGGGCCGATGTGGTGGCGCTGCTCTGTGTCCGGCAGGCGCATAACGGGGGAATCAGCCGCATCGTCAGCGCGACGGCGATCCACGACACGATGCTCGACCGCCGCCCGGACCTGGTCGATACGCTGTTCGAGGATTTCCAGCGTTACTCCCCGGGCGACGAGGTCGGCGCGGTGACGGGCAGCTATCCGCTGTCTGTATTCGGGATGCGGGACGGTTATTTCACCAGCCATTATTCGCGGACCTATATCGAGCAGGCGCAGACCCTGCCGGGGGTGCCGCCGCTGACCGACCGGCAGCGGGAAGCGCTCGACATGCTGATCGATGTCGCCGAGGAACTCTGCTTCGAAATGCCGCTGGCGCCAGGCGATATCCAGTTCCTCAACAACCATATCGTCTATCACGGCCGGACCCCGTTTACCGATGATGCGGGATCGGGCGAGGAAAGGTTGTTGTATCGGCTGTGGCTGTCGATGCCGAACAGCCGCCCGCTGCCGCAAAGCCATGCGGTGCTCTGGGGCAATGTCGATGCCGGCGGATTGCGCGGCGGCGTTCAGACCTGA
- a CDS encoding NADPH:quinone oxidoreductase family protein, whose product MRAIICKEWGSVDDLTMEDVPPPVPADDEILIEVKATSANFADSLMIAGKYQTRPDLPFSPGLEASGIVLACGNTVTNCKPGDRVMAMLAYGGYAEQAVAKTTDTFVIPDAMSFEDAATFPVAYLSSHVAIRWEGRLQLGETLLVLGAAGGVGLTAVEIGKAMGARVIAAASSAEKLAAAAAHGADDGINYREDSLKDRVMALTGGKGVDVCFDPVGGDLFDSALSSLGWGGRILLVGFVGGIPQIPANRLLVKNRAALGSSLRHFRWHQPDKLRQSVEELFRWYKEDRLHPLITHRLPLERTVDAIKLLTGRQAFGKVVVTP is encoded by the coding sequence TTGCGCGCCATCATATGCAAGGAATGGGGATCGGTTGACGACCTGACAATGGAAGACGTGCCGCCGCCGGTGCCGGCGGACGACGAAATCCTGATCGAGGTCAAGGCGACGTCCGCCAATTTCGCCGATTCCCTCATGATCGCCGGCAAGTACCAGACCAGGCCGGACCTTCCGTTCAGCCCCGGGCTGGAGGCATCCGGAATCGTACTGGCCTGCGGCAACACGGTCACAAACTGCAAGCCCGGCGACCGGGTGATGGCGATGCTGGCCTATGGCGGCTACGCGGAACAGGCGGTTGCCAAGACCACCGACACTTTCGTCATTCCCGACGCCATGTCGTTCGAGGACGCCGCGACCTTCCCGGTCGCCTATTTGTCCAGCCATGTGGCGATCCGCTGGGAAGGACGGTTGCAGCTAGGGGAAACGCTACTCGTGCTGGGCGCCGCCGGCGGTGTCGGGTTGACCGCTGTGGAAATCGGCAAGGCGATGGGCGCCCGTGTCATCGCCGCCGCCAGTTCGGCGGAAAAACTGGCCGCGGCGGCGGCTCACGGGGCGGATGACGGGATCAATTATCGCGAGGATTCGCTGAAGGACCGTGTCATGGCGCTGACCGGCGGCAAGGGCGTCGATGTCTGTTTCGATCCCGTCGGCGGCGACCTTTTCGATTCCGCGCTGTCCTCGCTCGGCTGGGGCGGCCGTATCCTGCTCGTCGGCTTTGTCGGCGGCATCCCGCAGATCCCCGCCAACCGCCTGCTGGTGAAGAACCGCGCCGCCCTTGGCAGTTCCCTGCGCCACTTCCGCTGGCACCAGCCGGACAAGCTGCGCCAGAGCGTCGAGGAACTGTTCCGCTGGTACAAGGAAGACAGGCTGCATCCGCTGATCACCCATCGCCTGCCGCTGGAAAGGACCGTCGACGCCATCAAGCTGCTGACCGGCCGCCAGGCCTTCGGCAAGGTCGTCGTCACTCCATAA
- a CDS encoding caspase family protein, with amino-acid sequence MAEKTLLGSAALEALFQGGLVFSIAGPKGDVTFTFSDGLQWRAETQGGHSAGGRWKISENAICRNEARHSAGWEGLERKKTCFTIFQEGNALFLGSRAIPMKLRDPDVVSRLDVAPETAASGSSPESERASLVRHPDTLAGGRASPVPKSANISWGRYHALVIGINDYKALPKLKTALTDARAVAKVLREDYGYTVRLMENPERDDIIDEFDRLRDTLTEDDNLLIYYGGHGWLDRQSGRGYWLPADAEEDRRSRWLSNASVTDTLQALLAKHVMVVVDSCFSGTLTRSIAVPEQNSSYLARMIEKRTRVVLSSGGLEPVVDAGGGNHSVFAAQFLKALRDNGDVLDGTQLFEHVRRSVMLNAQQTPQYSDIRFAGHEGGDFMFVRNR; translated from the coding sequence ATGGCGGAGAAAACGCTGCTTGGATCGGCAGCGCTGGAGGCCTTGTTCCAGGGCGGGCTGGTGTTTTCCATTGCCGGCCCCAAGGGAGATGTGACGTTTACATTTTCCGACGGGTTGCAATGGCGTGCCGAAACGCAAGGCGGACACAGTGCCGGAGGCCGATGGAAGATCAGCGAAAACGCTATCTGCCGGAACGAAGCGCGCCATAGCGCTGGTTGGGAAGGGCTGGAACGGAAAAAGACATGTTTTACAATCTTCCAGGAAGGCAATGCGCTGTTTCTCGGCAGCCGGGCGATCCCGATGAAGTTGCGGGACCCGGACGTTGTCTCTCGTCTTGATGTGGCGCCCGAGACCGCCGCATCCGGCTCCAGTCCGGAGTCGGAGCGCGCCAGCCTCGTCCGCCACCCTGACACGCTGGCGGGGGGCAGGGCATCGCCAGTACCGAAAAGCGCAAATATCAGCTGGGGCCGCTATCACGCGTTGGTCATTGGCATCAATGACTACAAGGCGCTTCCGAAACTCAAGACGGCGCTGACGGATGCCAGGGCGGTGGCGAAGGTTCTGCGGGAGGACTATGGCTACACCGTGCGGCTGATGGAAAATCCGGAGCGGGATGATATTATCGACGAATTCGACCGGCTCCGCGATACGCTCACGGAGGATGACAACCTGCTGATCTATTATGGGGGGCATGGCTGGCTGGACCGGCAGTCCGGCCGGGGATACTGGTTGCCCGCCGACGCGGAAGAAGACCGGCGATCACGATGGCTTTCCAATGCCAGCGTGACGGATACCCTGCAGGCGCTGCTGGCGAAGCATGTCATGGTCGTCGTAGATAGTTGCTTTTCCGGAACACTGACCCGCTCGATTGCCGTACCGGAACAGAATTCGTCCTACCTGGCCCGGATGATCGAAAAACGCACCCGGGTCGTACTGTCATCGGGGGGGCTGGAACCTGTGGTGGATGCGGGCGGCGGTAACCATTCGGTCTTCGCCGCACAATTCCTGAAAGCGTTGCGGGACAATGGCGATGTGCTTGACGGGACCCAACTGTTCGAGCATGTCCGGCGTTCCGTCATGCTGAACGCGCAACAGACGCCGCAATATTCGGATATCCGGTTTGCCGGTCATGAAGGGGGCGATTTTATGTTCGTCCGCAATCGATAG
- a CDS encoding enoyl-CoA hydratase/isomerase family protein, whose translation MEIRLTEHGERIAIITIDNQPRRNAMTREMIADLARLWDRLETSPHRCIVITGAGDRAFSSGADLGGDLSASPELARIINRGLLKTHPYPKPIVAAVNGDCVAGGLELLLSTDIRAAVPNARFGLPEVKWSIYPFGGSTTKLTRQIGHVHAMDLLLTAELISAEKAAALGLVNCVVTADKLMDWAIAKAETIAANSPSAVQAVKRQISATIAGHVMSREAMDQELGDSVRGGPHFDEGVKAFLEKRRPEYE comes from the coding sequence ATGGAAATCCGACTGACCGAGCATGGCGAGCGTATCGCCATCATCACCATCGACAATCAGCCGCGCCGCAATGCGATGACGCGGGAAATGATCGCCGACCTGGCCCGGCTGTGGGACCGGCTGGAAACCTCCCCCCATCGCTGCATCGTCATCACCGGGGCTGGCGACCGCGCCTTCAGCTCCGGCGCTGACCTGGGCGGCGATCTCAGCGCGTCGCCGGAACTGGCGCGGATAATCAACCGCGGATTGCTGAAGACCCACCCCTACCCGAAACCCATCGTCGCAGCGGTGAACGGCGACTGCGTCGCCGGCGGGCTGGAGCTGCTGCTGTCGACCGATATCCGCGCTGCGGTTCCCAATGCCCGCTTCGGGCTGCCCGAGGTGAAATGGTCGATCTATCCTTTTGGCGGATCGACGACGAAGCTGACCCGGCAGATCGGCCATGTTCATGCCATGGACCTGTTGCTGACCGCCGAGTTGATCTCCGCCGAAAAAGCTGCGGCACTCGGACTGGTCAATTGCGTCGTCACGGCAGATAAATTGATGGACTGGGCCATCGCCAAGGCGGAAACGATCGCTGCCAACAGTCCGTCCGCCGTTCAGGCGGTGAAACGACAGATCAGTGCTACCATTGCCGGTCATGTCATGTCGCGCGAGGCAATGGACCAGGAACTTGGCGACAGCGTCCGCGGCGGTCCGCATTTCGACGAAGGCGTGAAAGCCTTCCTGGAGAAGCGACGGCCGGAATACGAATAA
- a CDS encoding FAD-binding oxidoreductase, whose translation MPMITDQSPVAFADQLPDAVDVLVIGAGIAGTATAFFLAERGVKVLLCDKGRVAGEQSSRNWGWIRQQGRDWAELPIMMESNRIWRSLAEKTGEPGLAFTQSGSIHLVDSDAGLKKLEAFHDIAKKHQLDTRMLSAAEVRERFPNIGGNWVGGQVTESDGRGEPFVAIPALARAARRLGVSIVEGCAVRTLDMEGGRVTGAMTEKGRVRCSQVVLAGGAWSTHFAANAGVDLPQLAVRSTVARTEPGPELYSGNFRTPGFALRRRTDGGYTITSGDLAEHFLSSNSFKYFSKYLKLLKISANDVRIKPGAPKGYPGAWGAPRRWTADEVSPFERMRVLNPEPSPTVLKRIKTRLPIRFPELKHLKIAEAWAGMIDVTPDAVPTLGEDATVKGLFIATGLSGHGFGIGPAVGRIMADLVTGRDPGHDLTRFRVQRFFDGSPIEPGPY comes from the coding sequence ATGCCCATGATAACCGACCAGTCGCCTGTTGCCTTCGCGGACCAGTTGCCCGACGCGGTCGATGTCCTGGTCATCGGCGCGGGCATCGCCGGCACCGCGACGGCATTCTTTCTGGCCGAGCGCGGCGTGAAGGTGTTGCTCTGCGACAAGGGCCGCGTCGCCGGCGAGCAGTCGAGCCGTAACTGGGGCTGGATTCGCCAACAGGGACGCGACTGGGCCGAACTGCCGATCATGATGGAATCCAACCGGATCTGGCGAAGTCTGGCGGAAAAAACCGGCGAGCCGGGTTTGGCCTTCACCCAAAGCGGCAGCATCCACCTCGTGGACAGTGACGCCGGCCTCAAGAAACTTGAAGCCTTCCATGACATCGCGAAAAAACACCAGCTGGATACCAGGATGCTGTCCGCGGCGGAAGTCCGGGAACGGTTTCCCAATATCGGCGGCAACTGGGTCGGCGGACAGGTCACCGAAAGCGATGGCCGCGGCGAGCCCTTCGTCGCCATCCCGGCGCTGGCGCGCGCCGCCCGGCGGCTGGGCGTCAGTATCGTCGAAGGCTGCGCCGTCCGCACCCTGGACATGGAAGGCGGCCGAGTCACGGGCGCCATGACGGAAAAGGGCCGCGTGCGCTGCAGCCAGGTCGTGCTGGCCGGCGGCGCCTGGTCGACCCATTTTGCCGCCAATGCCGGAGTCGACCTGCCGCAGCTTGCGGTGCGGTCCACCGTAGCGCGGACGGAACCCGGCCCGGAACTGTATTCGGGGAATTTCCGGACGCCCGGCTTCGCTCTGCGCCGCCGCACCGATGGCGGCTATACGATCACCAGCGGCGATCTGGCGGAACATTTTCTTTCATCCAATTCATTCAAATATTTTTCCAAATATCTGAAACTTCTGAAAATTTCCGCAAACGACGTCCGTATAAAGCCGGGTGCGCCAAAGGGCTATCCCGGCGCCTGGGGCGCACCCCGCCGCTGGACCGCCGATGAGGTCAGTCCGTTCGAGCGGATGCGGGTGCTGAACCCGGAACCTTCGCCCACGGTGCTGAAGCGGATAAAGACCCGTCTGCCGATCCGGTTCCCGGAACTGAAACACCTCAAAATCGCGGAAGCCTGGGCCGGAATGATCGACGTGACCCCGGACGCCGTACCGACGCTTGGCGAAGACGCCACGGTGAAGGGCCTGTTCATCGCGACCGGGTTGAGCGGTCATGGCTTCGGCATCGGCCCCGCGGTCGGCAGGATCATGGCGGATCTCGTTACCGGGCGGGATCCGGGACACGACCTGACCCGGTTCCGGGTCCAGCGGTTCTTCGACGGCAGCCCGATCGAGCCGGGCCCGTACTGA
- a CDS encoding alpha/beta fold hydrolase: MQWVEANGASLRCEVSGAGKETVVLIHELGGSLESWDVTLPAFQDRFRVLRYDQRGFGMSEKTRGSLSINTLNADLVALLDALGIDGPCHVVGIALGGGIGLGYAIAHPERVRRLAVTSPAIGRPTAELRERLLSRAELVEKEGMRAVVDVSLNRSFPEDIRRAVVRFPAYWQRWLTNDPNGFAAINRMLAEMNLQPDLHRIACPTLVIGGAKDSILPPSVIEPVAAAIPGAVYQERDTGHFMHVQTPELFLDTVLPFLSA, encoded by the coding sequence ATGCAATGGGTGGAAGCGAATGGCGCGAGCCTGCGCTGTGAGGTCAGCGGCGCCGGGAAGGAAACGGTAGTGCTGATCCACGAACTGGGCGGGTCGCTCGAAAGCTGGGACGTGACCCTGCCGGCGTTCCAGGACCGGTTCCGGGTGCTGCGCTATGACCAGCGCGGGTTTGGCATGTCGGAAAAAACCCGGGGATCGCTTTCCATCAACACCCTGAACGCGGACCTTGTCGCGCTGCTCGATGCGCTGGGGATCGACGGACCCTGCCATGTTGTCGGCATCGCGCTTGGCGGTGGCATCGGCTTGGGTTACGCCATTGCACATCCGGAACGTGTCCGCCGCCTGGCGGTAACCAGTCCAGCCATTGGTCGTCCAACGGCGGAACTGCGGGAACGGCTGCTATCCCGCGCGGAACTGGTGGAAAAGGAAGGCATGCGCGCCGTCGTGGATGTCAGTCTTAACCGCTCTTTCCCGGAAGATATCCGCCGCGCCGTCGTCCGATTTCCGGCCTACTGGCAGCGCTGGCTGACCAACGATCCAAATGGCTTCGCTGCAATCAACCGGATGCTGGCGGAAATGAATTTACAGCCTGACCTGCACCGTATTGCCTGTCCCACGCTGGTGATTGGCGGCGCGAAAGACTCGATCCTGCCGCCATCGGTCATCGAACCGGTTGCGGCGGCGATACCGGGTGCGGTCTATCAGGAACGGGATACCGGGCATTTCATGCATGTCCAGACGCCGGAACTGTTCCTCGATACCGTCCTGCCGTTCCTGAGTGCCTGA
- a CDS encoding dienelactone hydrolase family protein translates to MIGDMVRIDSRDGGQFEAYMAAPAGGKGPGLVILPEIYNSNHWVRAVADGYAEDGYVCIAPDIYWREAPGTYLDYTPEGQEQGRAMGFALDLDKSMADLGCCVDWLRAQDNCTGRVGSVGFCLGGKLVYLGMARKVLDAGVGYYSVQLNNHYDEADSITGPLMLHFGSLDTRIPPDMLRDIHTHLDGKPNVVIHEYEGADHGFNRFGYPPFHEECAHVARERTLAFLAKELG, encoded by the coding sequence ATGATTGGCGATATGGTGCGGATCGATTCGCGGGACGGGGGACAGTTCGAGGCCTATATGGCCGCGCCTGCCGGCGGCAAGGGGCCGGGACTGGTTATCCTCCCGGAAATCTATAATTCCAATCACTGGGTACGGGCGGTCGCCGATGGCTACGCCGAGGACGGCTATGTCTGTATTGCGCCGGATATCTACTGGCGGGAAGCGCCGGGCACCTATCTGGACTACACGCCCGAGGGGCAGGAGCAGGGGCGCGCGATGGGATTTGCCCTGGATCTGGACAAATCGATGGCGGATCTGGGCTGCTGTGTCGACTGGCTGCGCGCGCAGGACAACTGCACCGGCCGGGTCGGGTCGGTCGGGTTCTGTCTTGGCGGCAAGCTCGTTTATCTGGGCATGGCCCGCAAGGTGCTGGATGCGGGCGTGGGCTATTATTCGGTGCAGTTGAACAACCATTATGACGAGGCGGACAGCATCACCGGGCCGCTGATGCTGCATTTCGGTTCGCTGGATACGCGGATCCCGCCGGACATGCTGCGCGATATCCATACGCACCTGGACGGCAAGCCGAATGTGGTAATCCATGAATACGAAGGCGCGGATCACGGGTTCAACCGGTTCGGTTATCCGCCGTTCCATGAAGAATGCGCCCATGTCGCGCGGGAGCGGACGCTGGCCTTTCTGGCAAAAGAGCTGGGCTGA
- a CDS encoding AMP-binding protein, with translation MEKPASRTAPALLSEMAARYPDREFIVDGDIRLSYAAFAGAVRRHSKGLYALGMRRGGRMAILMDNRHEWLVAYFAAMSLGVEAVALNTWATPSELAYQMRDADVELLVAEDRLRYKALDDVLAGIRAADGEIACLGGIVTVDGAVAENRIPFASLPDMGKTVTDGDLAANTASADDIACILYTSGSTSIPKGVPLLHRGLIDNMWSIGERMHLSPEDRLWLAVSMFWSFSCVNALFTVMTHGGTVVLQHHFDAGDALRLIEQERCTVFYGLPNMALAMTAHPDRASRNLGSLRTGATIGTPEQIQRIVDLGVYEICNVYGLTEAYGNSAVIDCRDPLERRLRCSGRALAGQEIRIVDPETGAVLPAGARGEIMIRGNVTPGYLNDPVRTSEVFDAEGWLHSGDLGVLDDDGYLTFHGRLKELVKTGGINVAPAEVEKVLVRYQGIDQAWVTGIPDMRLDEAVAAVIVPAKGAILEPEALIAFCRESLAAYKVPRHYRFVAAGDLPLTSTGKLQKNRLADFFRDG, from the coding sequence ATGGAAAAACCTGCCAGCCGAACCGCGCCGGCCCTGCTGTCGGAAATGGCGGCCCGCTATCCGGACCGGGAATTCATCGTCGACGGCGATATCCGGCTGAGCTACGCCGCCTTCGCGGGTGCCGTCAGGCGCCATTCGAAAGGGCTGTACGCCTTGGGCATGCGGCGCGGCGGCCGCATGGCGATCCTGATGGACAACCGCCATGAATGGCTGGTCGCCTATTTCGCCGCGATGTCGCTGGGTGTCGAAGCCGTCGCCCTGAACACCTGGGCCACGCCGTCGGAACTGGCCTACCAGATGCGCGACGCCGACGTCGAACTGCTGGTCGCGGAGGACCGCCTGCGGTACAAGGCGCTGGACGATGTGCTGGCGGGGATACGGGCGGCGGATGGCGAAATCGCGTGCCTCGGCGGGATCGTCACGGTGGACGGTGCCGTTGCGGAAAACCGTATTCCCTTCGCGTCGCTGCCGGATATGGGGAAGACGGTCACGGATGGCGACCTGGCGGCGAACACGGCGTCAGCCGACGATATCGCCTGCATCCTTTATACTTCGGGCTCGACTTCGATACCCAAGGGTGTGCCTCTGCTGCATCGCGGACTGATCGACAATATGTGGTCGATCGGCGAGCGCATGCATCTTTCGCCGGAGGACCGTCTGTGGCTGGCGGTTTCCATGTTCTGGTCGTTCTCCTGCGTCAACGCCCTGTTCACGGTGATGACCCATGGCGGCACGGTCGTGTTGCAGCATCACTTCGATGCGGGCGACGCGCTGCGCCTGATCGAGCAGGAGCGCTGCACGGTATTCTACGGGTTGCCGAACATGGCGCTGGCGATGACGGCGCATCCGGACCGGGCGTCGCGCAACCTCGGCTCCCTGCGGACGGGCGCCACCATCGGTACGCCGGAGCAGATCCAGCGGATCGTCGATCTGGGCGTGTATGAAATCTGCAATGTTTACGGGCTGACCGAGGCCTATGGCAATTCGGCGGTCATCGATTGCCGGGATCCGCTGGAGCGTCGCCTGCGCTGTTCGGGCAGGGCGCTGGCAGGGCAGGAAATCCGGATCGTCGACCCGGAAACCGGGGCGGTCCTGCCGGCGGGCGCGCGCGGCGAAATCATGATCCGGGGCAATGTGACGCCGGGCTACCTGAACGATCCGGTACGGACGTCGGAGGTTTTCGATGCGGAAGGCTGGCTGCACAGCGGCGACCTGGGCGTTCTGGACGACGACGGATATCTGACCTTTCACGGGCGGCTGAAGGAACTGGTGAAGACCGGCGGGATCAACGTTGCGCCGGCGGAAGTGGAAAAGGTGCTGGTCCGCTATCAGGGCATCGACCAGGCCTGGGTCACCGGTATTCCCGACATGCGACTCGACGAGGCGGTGGCGGCGGTCATAGTGCCGGCTAAGGGCGCGATTCTGGAACCCGAGGCGCTGATCGCCTTCTGCCGCGAGTCGCTTGCCGCCTACAAGGTGCCGCGGCACTACCGCTTCGTGGCGGCGGGGGACCTGCCGCTGACCTCGACCGGCAAGCTGCAGAAAAACCGGCTGGCGGATTTTTTTCGGGACGGTTGA
- a CDS encoding Rap1a/Tai family immunity protein: protein MHIYSACRGVNVHFCQGYIAAIADEMNGGIEFRRYRACIPEEITILQLRLVVSKWMSEHQQYRHDPAAGLVAEALAAAFPCSFR, encoded by the coding sequence ATGCATATTTATTCCGCCTGCCGGGGCGTGAACGTTCATTTTTGCCAGGGTTATATCGCCGCCATTGCCGATGAAATGAATGGCGGAATCGAATTCAGACGGTATCGCGCCTGTATTCCCGAAGAGATCACGATCCTGCAATTGCGGTTGGTTGTCTCAAAATGGATGAGCGAGCATCAGCAATACCGGCATGACCCCGCCGCCGGGCTCGTTGCCGAAGCATTGGCGGCCGCTTTTCCCTGCTCATTTCGGTAA
- a CDS encoding alpha/beta hydrolase translates to MADIPDFTPAPMPPPIPVTEGFVDAQGAKLWYWDTGGDGAPVVLGHSSTGSGLVWGYQQPVLAAAGYRVIGYSRRGHYGSESGPLRDRGTGAGDLKTLADQLELDRFHLLGTAMGGIVATDFAQAWPERLRSLLLACTLVGVTDSDYEAMSKGLRPDGFDRLPPEFRELGPSYRAANPEGVRGWLDLEHKALHGAPVSRQPTATKITWRTLENLPMPVLMLTGDADLYTPPAVLGMLAERIPRQETVIIPGAGHSAYWEQPAAFNGAMLGFLSRVEN, encoded by the coding sequence ATGGCGGATATCCCGGATTTCACGCCGGCGCCAATGCCGCCGCCGATACCTGTTACGGAAGGATTCGTCGACGCCCAAGGGGCGAAGCTCTGGTACTGGGACACGGGCGGCGACGGGGCTCCCGTCGTGCTGGGCCACTCAAGCACCGGCAGCGGGCTTGTCTGGGGTTATCAGCAGCCGGTGCTTGCCGCCGCCGGATACCGGGTGATCGGCTATTCGCGGCGCGGCCATTACGGATCGGAATCGGGCCCCTTGAGGGACCGGGGAACGGGGGCGGGCGACCTGAAGACGCTGGCCGATCAACTGGAACTCGACCGGTTTCATCTGCTCGGCACCGCAATGGGGGGCATTGTCGCCACTGATTTCGCGCAGGCCTGGCCGGAACGGCTGCGCAGCCTCCTATTGGCCTGCACGCTGGTCGGCGTGACGGACAGTGATTACGAGGCGATGTCGAAAGGGCTGCGGCCCGACGGCTTCGACCGGCTGCCGCCGGAATTCCGCGAACTGGGGCCTTCCTACCGGGCGGCCAATCCGGAAGGTGTCCGGGGCTGGCTAGATCTGGAGCACAAGGCGCTTCATGGGGCGCCGGTGAGCCGGCAGCCCACAGCGACGAAGATTACCTGGCGCACGCTGGAAAATCTGCCGATGCCCGTTCTGATGCTGACCGGCGATGCGGATCTGTATACGCCGCCGGCGGTTCTCGGAATGCTGGCTGAACGCATTCCGAGGCAGGAAACCGTGATCATTCCCGGCGCCGGGCATTCGGCCTATTGGGAACAGCCGGCGGCCTTCAACGGCGCCATGCTCGGCTTCCTGTCACGGGTGGAGAATTGA